Within the Verrucomicrobiota bacterium genome, the region AAAGTTATGAGCTGCTTGACTTTGGCTCATTCCACCTTCAAGGGCCTGGATGACTTTATCTCTCAAATCCTTACTATATGCCTTCATCCTTAAGCTTATAATCTCAAACCTCTTAAATGTACAGCTTGTTGTTACTTAATTAGTAAATGCTCTAGTTGTCTTTAGCAGAGTGACATTTTTCATGAGCTTGTTGGAGTTCGCGCAAGCTGACGTGCGTATAAACCTGTGTGGTCTCTAGATGCTCATGACCTAGCATCTCTTGAATATGTCGAATATCGCAGCTATTTTCAAGAAGACCTGTGGCAATACTATGCCTAAATAAATGACAGCTTCCAGATTTGCCAATATCGGCTTTATCAATACATTGACTCACTTGGTGAGTAATCCGACTCGGCTTAATCCTAGTCCCCTGAGCATTCAAGAATGGTACTTGTTCACAGCCATCTACACCTTCAACCAATAAAGTTTGATGAAAGTGCGATGATGGCTTTTATAGGGACCTCTTCCTATAAGGAGCTGAATTCGATTAAAGTGTTGCATTCCCAAACGCTAACACTGCTTTACTATTCCTCAGTAATCTCATATTGGGCGTAAAAGGAATCTAATTGTTGCTTTAGCTTTTTATCTTCAGGGAATATCGACAAACCTCTCTCTAACATATTCAAAGCCCCAGCAGGATTATCATTTTTTAAGTATATATTTGAGAGGTTCACATAACTCTCGTTGTATCCCCGCTTAGGTTGCTGATTTTCCTGAATAGTAAGTAATTTTTCATACTCAGTTAAGCTCTAAAAGATGTTTCCTGCGTTCGTAATACATCCACCAACGGATGCTCAAAAAGACTGCTTTAAGTGCTTCTTCCATAAGTAAAACATACCATAAGCCTATAACACCCAATCCCCAAGTAACTGCAAACAAATAAGCAATGGGGACGCTGATACACCACATCATAATTTGAGTGCCAGCTACAGGAACCAAAACATCACCTATGGTCTTACTAGAAAAATAAAGAACCGTATTTACCGCACTAAAAGGCTGTGCAAAAACAGTTATCCAAAGCAATTTCTGACCCATCTGAATAATCTTAGGATCCTTGGTAAAAAGGCCTAATAAAGGTTTCGCGAAACTTGCCAAAATAATCGCACCAAGTGTTGTGACAATAATAGCTACCACAGAGGATTTCCACATGCAACGGGTCAGTTCATCCCACTTCTTTGCCCCATAACGATAACCAATCATAACTTCATTTGCTTGACTCAGAGACATCAAGAGGACAGTTAAAACCGTAGAAAGTGCCCAAGTAAAAGATCGGCTCAAGACCATAGTGACTCCCATACCTGCAATGAAGCTCACCAAAAGCATTTGATAAAATCCGTAAGCCAAATTGTCTAAAGCTAAGGGCCAACCTAATTGAAACATCGGTTTTGCACGTGCAAGGAAATCAGGATAAGTTCTTTTCCAAAAGGTGGGAAAAAAGGATAAGCGTTTCGCTAAAACAATAAGTAAAGCGATAACTGCAGCCACTCGTATGATAAAAGTTGCTAAAGAGGAACCTAGAACACCCAGGCTTGGAATAGGACCCATGCCCAAAATTAACACATAGGCCAGAATCAAATAAGCTACTTGAGCGGTAATCCCTAAGACGAGCATGATTCGAGTTTCCCCATAACCACGCAGCATAGCTGTTCCTGCCATCATCATACCATTAAAGATGATGGTAAACCCTCCAACCCTAAGGTAGATTTCTGCACCCACAACCGTTTCATCTGGACAATTCAAAGCAGCCACCCACCAAGGTGCTCCAGCCATAATAATGACTCCCAGAAGAAATCCGAGCAGTGCATTGCCCACAAAAGAGGCTTCTGCAAAACGCTCTGCCTCTTTAGGCTCTTTCGAGCCCAATTTGCGAGAGATCATAACCACAGACCCAGCAGCAAAAAAAGCTGAGAGATCAAAAGCGACTAATAAAATTTGATTAGCCAGACTGACAGATGCAGCGGCTGTTTCGGAGTAAGAACTAATTATCATGGTATCAACCAACATGACAATCATTCCACTCAAGGCAGTCAAGAGAAGTGGCCAACTGAGTTGAAAGAGTGTTTTCTGAGTGCGATCAATTTCACTCATGATTCTTCGCCGAAGCTGACCTGTGAGAAGATATCATTTAATTGACTTGAGTCCACGCCAAGTAAATCAGCATCCACTTCATTGTTCGATTCTAGGCTTTTACCTATATCTATTATATGGGTCAAAAACTCATCAGCCCACAGAATTAATTCTTCCTCATGAAACAGAGACGCATTATAAGACCACTTCCCTTGAAATTCATCCTTTTCGATCCAACAATCGATGACTATAGGATTTTGTAAAACATTTTCCTTTGCCACGCTATCTCCTGGAACTGGCAAACGTTCAAACCAACTTAAATTCATACCCGCATCGATTACTCCTAAAAAATTAAAAGCTAAGATAGGGCTAAGCGATAGCAACTCATCTTTTCCAAGGTAACGCAACATGCCATAACTCAATCCTTTGTGAGGAACTTGATCTAAATTCTCCTGAATTTGCTTAACATAAGCTTCCATTTCCATTTCATTTGAAATAGCCAAATTAAAAGGATAAAGGGAGGTAAACCAGCCTATGGTCCTTGATAAATCAAGGTTTTGACCTAATGCTTCAGAATCTCTACCATGTGACTCAAGCATCACAGTCATGCTTTTCTTATCTGTTCGTTTTGCAAAAGATCGCCCCAACGCAGTAAGTAAAAGAGGTAAGATAGGGTTCCTCTTAAATGAATCTGTCTCTTCTTTAGAAAGGTGTAAGGGAATCATCTTAGTCACACCACTTTTTTTTCTTTCGATGACATGTTTAAGTGAAAAGCTCTCTAATGTTGCACTATTCCCAACAACTTTTTTCCAGTAGTTTTTGCTTTCAGAAATTTGCTCTGTCATGTGACACAGATGTTTTGTCCATGCCTCATAGCTCAGAGTTTTAGCAGGCAAGAGAATCGATTCAGTCGTTTCAGCCTGGTCATAAGCTTCATAGAAATCTTCCAGCAAAATTTTCCACGAAACAGCATCGACCGCACAATGGTGAGCTACTAGAAGTAAAGTAGTTGAACCATCTGCTCCTGTAAAACCTGCAACAAGAAAGATCGGACCCCTTTCTAAATGAAAACTTGATTGAACCCTCTGCACTACCTCATGTAATTCCTTCTCATCACACCATTCGATAGAAGGCGCAGAAACATCTGCGTAATAAAGCTTACTTTTATTCGACTCTTTCCATCTGATACGTAGTGCATCATGATGTTTGAACAATGCGACCAGAGCTCGATCCAAGCGATCTCTATCTAAAGCTACAGCTGTTCTCAAACAAGCTGCCTGATTAAAGTGATGAGGATTTGTAAGGTGAAGTTCTTGAAACCACTGTTGCACAGGAAGTTTCTCAAATGCCTCTCCACTAGGCTCAGCTAAAGGGCTCGGTACAGTAGAGACATCCTTCTCAACAATGGTTGCGAATTCTTGGATGGTCTGATATTGGAATAATTGAGCAGGTGTTGCTTGGTAACCTGCTTTCTTGAGGCGACTGATAATCTGCAAAGCAATAATAGAATCGCCCCCTAATTCGAAGAAATTATCTTGTAAACTTATTTCTTTGACAGGCAAAACCGATTGCCATGTTGAACGCAGCAGTTCTTCAATTTCCCCACCACTTTCTGAAATATTTTGATCTGATTGCCATGTTGGCTCAGGAAGTTGGCTACGATCAAACTTACCATTTTTTGTCAGAGGTAGTTGCTTTAATACAACGAACTTAGTAGGTATCATTTGAGGCGGTAGCTTGTCTGAAAGCGTATTACGCAATGCACTCTCTTCTAGCGCATCATTTTCAGACACAACATAAGCGACAAGTCGTTTCTTAGCGGAATGATCAGTTCTACCTACGACGATAGCCTCACCAATTTCAGCATGCTTTCGCAAAGCCAATTCAATCTCTCCTGGTTCAATTCGAAAGCCACGAATCTTAAGTTGCTGATCCATTCTCCCTAGGAACTCGATCTCTCCATCCTCACGGTAACGAACTCGATCACCTGTTTTATAAAGTGTTAAATTGGCATCAGTCGGCTCATCACATTCAGGATCTACAAAAGGATTTGGTATATAGTTTTCCGCAGTTCTTGCAGCTTGTTTGAGATAACCTCGGGTAAGCCCTCTTCCTCCAATATATAACTCGCCTTCGGCTCCTCTAGGAACTAATTGCAGATCTTCATCCAAAATATAAACTTCTGTATTAGAAATGACATGGCCGATCGGTGCTCGAAACATCTTGTCAATTTCGTCATGATCACATGGATAAAAAGTGGAATAGGTTGTCCCTTCTGTCGGACCATAAAAATTAATAATTTGCGTATGCGGCAGTAATATTTTCGCCTTTCGCAAATGCTCCATGGATAATACTTCACCACCTGTCATGATATGCTTCACTGACTGAATAGTCTCAATGCCCTCATCAATTAGTAGATGAAACAATCCTGTTGTAATCCATAAGATGGTAACTTTATGTTGGTAAATAAGGTCTGAAATCTCCTCTATGGTCGGAGTACCTCTTCCAGTTAGAATAAGAGATCCCCCATTTAACAAAGCCCCCCAAATCTCAAATGTAGAAGCATCAAATCCAAGAGGTGCATCTTGCAAAATAATCTGCTCGGAAGACAAAGGCACATAGTTAGTCTCCCGCACAAGTCTAACCACTCCATCATGTGTTGCACAAACTCCTTTGGGCGTTCCCGTAGATCCAGATGTGTACATGATGTAGGCTAGATTAGCTGGGAATATTGCATCGTTTTGATGATTGGAAACCTCAACTGGCTTTCTATCACTCATGACGAAAAAACCTCTTGATTGATCAAATATTTCTACTTCCTGGTCAGGGAGAAAGGTCTCCAATACTTCTCTCGTATCAGCATAGATGAAGGCGATCTCGGCATCTTCTATCATCCAATCCAAACGAGCCTGAGGCAAAGATGGATCAAGTGGAACAAAAACACCTCCCGCTTTTAAGATAGCCAGCATCGCTCCAATAGTTTCGATTGAGCGATTTGCTATCACTCCAACTTTGGTTTCTGTACAGATCCCTAATCTTGCTAGTTCTTTTGCTAGAGTATCCGTACTCTGATTTAACTCTTGATAAGTGATTTGTTGATTACCTTGCACCATAGCAATCTTAAGAGGTGTTTCAGTAACCTGACGTTGGAAACAAGCCCCTATCGTTTGCTTTGGCAATTGGGAAGGCCTTGCCTCTCTACCCCAAGAGACCAGTTGACCTTGCTTCAACATATCAAGACACATCAGAGAAGAAATTGGCTGATCCAAGGCCTCGGGAATTTCATTAATTAAGTGAATAAAATTTTCTGTTAGTTCAAAAATTGTCTCTTCTCTAAATAATTCTGTGCGATATTCAAAATTCCCAATGACACCATCTTCTACCTCTTGCATTAGGAGACTGAGATCAAACTTCGCCGTATTAGTATTTAAAGAGATAGGTTCCCATTCTAAACCTTCCGCTTGCGCACGATCAAAAGGAGCATTCTGTAACGCAAACAAAACTTGAAAAAGTGGAGTCGTAGAACGACTACGAGGAACATCTAGAAGCTCAACAATCTCATCAAAGGGAACATCCTGGTATTGATAAGCTTTTAAAGTTATATCTTTAGACTGAAGTAATAATTCTCTAAAAGTTGGATTGCCCTCAATCCTGTTACGTAGCACCAGGGTATTAACGAATAGTCCAACAATTGACTCTAATTCTGATTTTAAACGAT harbors:
- a CDS encoding MATE family efflux transporter, which codes for MSEIDRTQKTLFQLSWPLLLTALSGMIVMLVDTMIISSYSETAAASVSLANQILLVAFDLSAFFAAGSVVMISRKLGSKEPKEAERFAEASFVGNALLGFLLGVIIMAGAPWWVAALNCPDETVVGAEIYLRVGGFTIIFNGMMMAGTAMLRGYGETRIMLVLGITAQVAYLILAYVLILGMGPIPSLGVLGSSLATFIIRVAAVIALLIVLAKRLSFFPTFWKRTYPDFLARAKPMFQLGWPLALDNLAYGFYQMLLVSFIAGMGVTMVLSRSFTWALSTVLTVLLMSLSQANEVMIGYRYGAKKWDELTRCMWKSSVVAIIVTTLGAIILASFAKPLLGLFTKDPKIIQMGQKLLWITVFAQPFSAVNTVLYFSSKTIGDVLVPVAGTQIMMWCISVPIAYLFAVTWGLGVIGLWYVLLMEEALKAVFLSIRWWMYYERRKHLLELN
- a CDS encoding tyrosine-type recombinase/integrase, with product MVEGVDGCEQVPFLNAQGTRIKPSRITHQVSQCIDKADIGKSGSCHLFRHSIATGLLENSCDIRHIQEMLGHEHLETTQVYTHVSLRELQQAHEKCHSAKDN